Genomic window (Streptomyces sp. LX-29):
CGCCGGACACCGCCTTTTCCGTGTCCCGTCGCCTCAGCCGGTGGCGTACCGGCCGAGGGTCGGTTCGAGCAGGCCGAAGACGTGGGCGGCCTCGGCAGCGACGGTGTCCGCGATCCGCGCGTCGCCCTGCCCCGCGAGGGTCAGCTCCTGGATGCGGGTGAACAGCAGCCGATGCGCGGCGCCGAGCTGGGCCGCCGCCGCCCGTGGGGCGATGTCGTCGGGGCCCGCGCCGGTGGTCTCGGCGAGCTCCCGGGCGAGGGCCTCTTCCCGCTGGTCGTGCAGGTCGCGGAGGCGGGCGGTGAGGGTGGGGCTGTCCGCGATCATGCGGGAGAACGCCGGGCCGGCGAAGCCGGCGACGGGATCCTGCCGCTCCACGGCCTCGAGGAAGGCCCGACGCAGGGCGGTCAGGGCGGACTCGCCCGCCTCGCGTCCGGCGACGGTGCGCGCCAGGCCGGCGGTGAACTCCTCGTGGTGGTCCAGGGCGAGGTCTTCCTTGCGCGGGAAGTAGTTGGTGACGGTCTTCTTGGCGACGCGGGCCGCGGTGGCGATCTCGGCGATGGTCGTGTCCTCGAAGCCCTGGGCGAGGAAGAGTCGGGTGGCGTGGTCGGAGATCAGCTGCCTGGTCTCCTGCTTCTTGGACTCGCGCAGTCCCATGTGTTCGGTGGCCATGAAAAAACTTTATACCCGACGTAACTTTTCGCTTGACGCACTGGGTATGTCCGGGCTAACTTTACGTCCGTCGCAAGTTTTAACGAAGGGAACCACCGTATGCAGCACTCCAGCAGCGACCTCTCCGCCACCGTCACGGCGTTCCTCGCCGGTCAGGACGGCGGAACGGGCCCGCTCCGGCCCGCACCCCGTCGCCGCCGGGAGTTCACGCAGCCGACCCGCATGAGGAACGCGGCGCCGCGGACCACCCACCTCCCCCGCCGGACGCCCTGACGACGGTCGCCGCGCCCGTCACCCGTCACGGCGGACCGCGCCACCCGAGCAAGCCCCGCACGAGCACCGCCCGCACCGCACGCACCGCACCGCACCGCATCGAGGAGCCAGCCATCAACATCACCACCTCCACCGTCTGCCTGACCGTCGACGACGTGGCCGCCTCGCGCGACTTCTTCATCACGCACTTCGGCTACGCCGAGGCCATGGCGGCGGACGGATTCGTCTCGCTCACCCACCCGGACGGCGGCGTCAGCCTCGCCATCCACCGGCGCGGCCTCCCCGTCCTCCCCGACGACCTGCGTGAGCAGACCAGCCGGGGGATCATCGTCGCCTTCACCGTGACCGGCCTCGAGGCCCACCAGGACCGGCTGCGCGCCGCCGGGGTCCCGATCACCCTGCCGCTGCGCGAAGAGCCCTGGGGCGAGCGCCTGTTCATGGTCGCCGACCCCAACGGCGTCCCGGTCGAGCTCGTCGAGTGGGCCACGCCCCCGGCCGGCGACGCGTAGCCGTCCCGCGAGGGCGTCACCACCCTCCATGCCCGACGGGCCCCCGACTCCGGCGCACGGCCGGAGCCGGGGGCCCGTCGGCCTGTCCGCCCGTCGACCGTCGGCGGCGCACGGAGGACGCGCGGTCGCGAACCAGCCACCCCTACCGGCGCGTTGCGCGGTCGGCGCGCCGGCGACCAGCTCCCGGGAGGGGGCGCGCCGGGCGCGAAGACGGCGTGCACGCCCCTTCGCCGACCCATGGCCCGGGGGTGTGCCGGCGGCCGTCGGGGCCGCGCTCGCCCCGCGTGTCACCGAACGGCTCGGCCGTGAACTCCGCTGGAAAACAACGACGTTCGACCCAGGTCAGATGCTTGAGCGGCGCCAGCGGTGCCCGCCCGAAGGGAGTCGCGAGGTCCGCGGCGCGCGCCCCGACAGCCCGTCCGGCTTCCGCGGCACGGCGGACCGGCAGGAGTCGAGGCAGGCGTCGGGCAGTTCGCGCGCGTCGTCGAGGGAGCGCCGGCGCTCGGTCGAGTGGGCGGTGGCCGAAATCGTCATGGCCCGCATCGCGGGGAGCGCTCCCCATCGCTCCATCCATCCGTTATACGGACACCATTCTTTCGTCAACGGACAGTTTCCGGCCAACTTTTTGTCGCGCTCCTGACATATGCATGTCCACGGTGGGACTCTTCCCTCTGCCGACCCCGCAGCCGTTTCCCCCTCGCTCCACCCGCTGCGCCCCGTCGGCCAGGTCTCCCCCCACGCGCACCACGTTCTTCCTCGCTCTCCCCGGTTGGCGTCCCAGCCGACCGGTTGATCCGGACCGCGTCCCACCGCGGCCACCGCAGAAGGAGTCAGCGTGAGACCCACCCCCCATCGGCGCGCCGCCGCGACCGGCGCTCTCGTCGCCGTGACGGCGATGCTCGCAGTCGGCCTCCAGTCCACCTCCGCCACCGCGCGCCCGGACGACGCGAACCCGGTCGCCGGCATCGCGGCGACCAAACCCGACCCCGGCGCGCTGCCGGTGAAGTTGTCCCCCTCCCAGCGTGCGGAGCTGATACGGGAGGCCAACGCCACCAAGGCCACGACGGCCAAGGAGCTCGGCCTGGGCGCCAAGGAGCGGCTGGTCGTCCGCGACGTCTCCCAGGACGTGGACGGCTCCACGCACACCCGCTACGAGCGCACCTACGCGGGACTGCCGGTGCTCGGCGGCGACCTGGTCGTCGACGAGACCAGGAGCGGCAAGGTCGAGTCGGTCGCCAAGGCGACCAAGGCGCGGGTGCAGGTCGCGTCGCTCACCCCGACCGTCAAGCCGGCCGCCGCCTCGCAGGCCGCGGTGAAGTCCGCCAGGGCGCAGGGGTCGAAGGCGTCCGCCGCCGAGCGGGCGCCGCGCAAGGTGATCTGGGCCGCCTCCGGCAAGCCGGTGCTGGCCTGGGAGACCGTCGTCGGCGGCCTCCAGCACGACGGCACGCCCAACGAGCTGCACGTCATCACCGACGCCAAGACCGGCAAGAAGCTGTTCGAGTTCCAGGGCGTCAAGGAGGGCACCGGAAACACCCAGTACAGCGGGCAGGTGACGCTGGGCACGCAGCAGTCCGGCTCCACGTACACGCTGACCGACACCGCCCGCGGCAACCACAAGACGTACAACCTGAACCGCGGCACCTCGGGCGGCACCCTCTTCTCCGGTCCCGATGACATCTGGGGCAACGGCCAGCCCTCCGACACGGAGACCGCGGGCGCCGACGCGCACTACGGCGCCGCGCTGACCTGGGACTACTACAAGAGCGTGCACGGCCGCTCGGGCATCCGGGGTGACGGCGTCGGGGCCTCCTCCCGGGTCCACTACGGCAACAACTACGTCAACGCGTTCTGGCAGGACAGCTGCTTCTGCATGACCTATGGCGACGGGTCCGGCAACGCCAAGCCGCTGACCTCCATCGACGTGGCCGCGCACGAGATGTCCCACGGGGTCACGGCGGCCACCGCCAACCTCACCTACAGCGGCGAGTCCGGCGGTCTGAACGAGGCCACGTCCGACATCTTCGCCGCCGCCGTGGAGTTCTACGGCAACAACGCCCAGGACGTCGGCGACTACCTGGTCGGCGAGAAGATCGACATCAACGGCAACGGCACGCCGCTCCGTTACATGGACAAGCCCTCCAAGGACAGCCGGTCCAAGGACAGTTGGTACTCGGGCATCGGCTCCATCGACGTGCACTACTCCTCCGGTGTCGCCAACCACTGGTTCTACCTGGCCTCCGAGGGCAGCGGCCAGAAGGTGATCAACGGCGTCAGCTACGACAGCCCCACCTACGACAACCTCCCGGTCACCGCGATCGGCCGGGTCAACGCCGAGAAGATCTGGTTCAAGGCGCTGAGCCAGCGCATGACCTCCAACACCAACTACGCCGGCGCGCGCGACGCGACGCTGTGGGCGGCCGGCGAGCTGTTCGGCGTCGGCAGCTCGACGTACAACAACGTGGCCAACGCCTGGGCGGCGGTCAACGTCGGCCAGCGGGTCGCGGACGCGGTGTCCATCACCCCGCCCGGCGACCAGACCACCATCGTCAACACCGCGGCGAACCTGCAGATCCGGGCCACCAGCACCAACCCGGGCGCGCTGCGCTACGCCGCCACCGGGCTGCCCGCGGGCCTGTCGATCAACGCCTCGACCGGTCTGATCTCCGGCACCCCGACCACCACCGGGACCAGCACCGTGTCGGTCACCGTGACCGACTCGGCCAACAAGTCGGCCACCGTCTCCTTCAAGTGGACCGTCAACACCGACGGCGGCGGCAGCGTCTTCGAGAACACCGCCGACGTGGCGATCCCGGACGCCGGCTCGGCCGTGACCTCGCCGATCAACGTCAGTCGGACCGGCAACGCCCCCTCCACCCTCAAGGTGGACGTGGACATCGTCCACACCTACCGCGGTGACCTGGTCATCGACCTGGTGGCGCCGGACGGCACCTCCTACCGACTGAAGGGTTCCAGCGGATCCGACTCGGCGGACAACGTCAAGGCCACCTACACGGTCGACGCCTCCTCCGAGACCGCCAGCGGCACCTGGCTGTTGAAGGTCCAGGACGTCTACTCCCTGGACACCGGCTACATCAACAGCTGGAGGCTGACCTTCTAGACCGACCGGGCCGAGCTCGCCGAGCTCTCACCCCGACTCCCTGAACCAGGCGCCGCCCAAGGTGATCCCGACTCCCTTGGGCGGCGCCTGCGTTCGTGCCACGGCCCGCCCACGACCCGTCCGTAATGCGGAGGTTGGATGTCATCCAACGGACGGATTCCAGCCGACCTGACGCCACACCCGTGACATGTACGCATCGCTTGTGACAGTCTGCCCACGCGCTTCACAGCCGCACCTCTTGTTTCCGGACCGGACGGCACTTCCCCGTCGCCCGGCCCACCCCCCCACAGCAACGAGGAGTTCGTGTGAGCAAGAAGTCCAACACGCACATATCACGTCACACCAAGCGCCGGGTGGCGGCCGCCGCCGGCGCCGCGATCGCCACGGCGGCCCTGGTCGCCACCGGGATGACCTCCGGCGCCGCCCAGGCCACCCCCACCGACGTCGCGGCGCCGCCGAAGGCCACCGGCGCCCAGCCCCTCAAGCTCACCGCTTCGCTCCGCGCGGAGCTGCTGCGGGACGCCGACGCCACCAAGGCCGCCACCGCCCGGACGCTGGGGCTCGGCGCCAAGGAGCGACTGGTCGTCAAGGACGTCGTCAAGGACGCCGACGGCACCCTGCACACCCGCTACAACCGCACCTACGAGGGCCTGCCGGTGCTCGGCGGCGACCTGGTCGTCCACGAGGCGAAGAGCGGCAAGGTCACCGGCGTCACCAAGGCCGCCCGCGCCACCATCAAGCTCGCCTCCACCAAGGCCGCGCTCGCCGCCCCGGCCAAGGACGCCCGCAAGGTGGTCTGGGCGGGCGGCGGCAGCCCGGTGCTGGCCTACGAGACCGTCAAGCGAGGCGTGCAGAAGGACGGCACGCCCAGCGAGCTGCACCTGATCACCGACGCCAGAAGCGGCAAGAAGCTCTTCTCGTACCAGGCCATCGAGACCGGCAGCGGCACCAGCCAGTACAGCGGCAAGGTCGAGGTCGGCAGCAGCAAGGAGGGCGAGGGCTTCACGCTCAAGGACGGCGAGCGCGGCGGCCACCAGACCTTCGACCTCGACCACGGACAGAGCGGTGAGGGCAAGCCGCTCAGCGACTCGGACGACACCTGGGGCAACGGCAAGCCAGACGACCCGCAGACGGCCGCCGTCGACGCCGCCTACGGCGCCCAACTGACCTGGGACTACTACAAGAGCGTGCACGGCCGCTCCGGCATCAAGGGAGACGGCAAGGGCGCCTCGTCGCGGGTCCACTACGGCAGCGGATACGTCAACGCCTTCTGGGACGACGGCTGTTTCTGCATGACCTACGGCGACGGCGAGGGCGACAAGAAGCCGCTCACCTCGATCGACGTCGCGGCGCACGAGATGACGCACGGCGTCACCTCGGCCACCGCCGGCCTGGAGTACAGCGGCGAGTCCGGCGGCCTGAACGAGGCCACCTCCGACATCTTCGCCGCCGCCGTGGAGTTCGGGGCCGGCAACTCCGAGGACGCGGGCGACTACCTGGTCGGCGAGAAGGTCGACATCCGCGGCGACGGGAGCCCGCTGCGCCACATGGACAAGCCCTCCAAGGACGGCAAGTCCAAGGACGACTGGTACGACGGCGTCGGCAACGAGGACGTGCACTACTCCTCGGGCGTGGCCAACCACTTCTTCTATCTGCTGTCAGAAGGCAGCGGCAAGAAGGAGATCAACGGGGTGAGTTACGACTCGCCGACCGCCGATGGCAAGGCAGTAAGCGGCATCGGCCGCGACAAGGCGGAAAAGATCTGGTACAAGGCGCTGACCACCTATATGACCTCGACCACGGACTATCACGCCGCCCGCGAGGCGACGCTGAAGGCCGCGAGCGACCTGTACGGCGCCGACAGCGCCGAGTACAAGGGTGTGGACAGCGCCTGGGCGGGAGTGAACGTCCGCTGATTCCCCGGCGGACGCAGCATTTCTGACCAGCCGTGAGAAACCGACCGGTGCCCGGAATGTAACACTCCGGGCACCGGTCGTATTGTTATATGGATTTGAGATCCTCTTTACCGGACATCTTCCTGCCAATCGCCTATTTCGCCCGTGACATGAACGCGCGATTGATGGCAATCTCTCCATTCATGCGGCGCTCGCCGCGTCTTTGTTCGGTTGGGGGGCGCCGACGCCTGCCCATCCCCCACAGCTAACGGGAGACACGCGTGCCTTCACGTTCCTCCATATCCCGCAGAAACCGCCGCACCGCCGTCGTCGCCGGCGCGGCAACCGTGACCGCGGCCCTGCTGGCCGCGGGCATGACCACCGGGTCCGCGGGCGCGGCCACTCCCAAGACCGCTGAGGCGGGCGCCCAGTCCGTCAAGCTCTCCCCCTCCGTCCGCGCCGAGCTGCTGCGCGACGCCAACGCCACCAAGGCCGCCACCGCCAAGACGATCGGCCTGAGCGGCAAGGAGCAGCTGGTCGTCCGCGACGTCGTCCAGGACGCCGACGGCACCACGCACACCCGTTACGAGCGCACCTACGAGGGTCTGCCGGTCATCGGCGGCGACCTCGTCATCGAGGAGTCGCCGGCGGGCGACACCAAGGACGTCGTCAAGGCCACCGAGGCCGACATCAAGGTCGCCGACACCAAGGCGTCCATCGCCCCGGCCGGCGCCGAGAAGAAGGCCCTGGGCATCGCCAAGGCCGCGGGCGGCACCAAGGCCGAGACCGACAACGCCCCGCGCAAGGTGGTCTTCGCCGCCACCGGCAAGCCGGTCCTGGCGTACGAGACCGTGATCGGCGGCTTCCAGGAGGACGGCACGCCCTCCCGGCTGCACGTCTTCACCAACGCCGACACCGGCGCGAAGCTGGCCGAGTACCAGGACATCAAGACCGGTTCCGGTCACAGCCAGTACAGCGGCGACGTCAAGCTCGGCACCTCCAAGAGCGGCAGCCGTTACACGCTGACCGACAAGGCCCGTGGCGGTCACGTCACGTACAACCTGAAGAACGGCGGCAGCGAGGAGAACCCGAACCCGCCGAAGTGGCGTTACTACGACGCCGACGACAAGTGGGGCAACGGCAAGCCGTCCAACGCCCAGACCGCCGCCGTCGACGCCGCCTACGGTGCCGGCGTGACCTGGGACTACTACAAGAACGTCCTGGGCCGTAAGGGCATCCGCAACAACGGCAAGGCCGCCTACAGCCGGGTCCACTTCGGCCAGAACTACGTCAACGCGTTCTGGGACGACAGCTGCTTCTGCATGACCTACGGCGACGGCGAGGGCAACAAGAAGCCGCTGACCCAGCTGGACGTCGCCGGTCACGAGATGAGCCACGGTCTCACCTCCGCCACCGCCAACCTCAACTACTGGGGCGAGGCCGGCGGTCTGAACGAGGCCACCTCGGACATCTTCGGCACGGCCGTCGAGTGGTACGCCAAGAACGGCAAGGACAAGGGCGACTACCTCATCGGCGAGAAGATCGACATCTTCGGCAACGGCGCCCCGCTGCGGCACATGGACAAGCCCTCCAAGGACG
Coding sequences:
- a CDS encoding M4 family metallopeptidase gives rise to the protein MRPTPHRRAAATGALVAVTAMLAVGLQSTSATARPDDANPVAGIAATKPDPGALPVKLSPSQRAELIREANATKATTAKELGLGAKERLVVRDVSQDVDGSTHTRYERTYAGLPVLGGDLVVDETRSGKVESVAKATKARVQVASLTPTVKPAAASQAAVKSARAQGSKASAAERAPRKVIWAASGKPVLAWETVVGGLQHDGTPNELHVITDAKTGKKLFEFQGVKEGTGNTQYSGQVTLGTQQSGSTYTLTDTARGNHKTYNLNRGTSGGTLFSGPDDIWGNGQPSDTETAGADAHYGAALTWDYYKSVHGRSGIRGDGVGASSRVHYGNNYVNAFWQDSCFCMTYGDGSGNAKPLTSIDVAAHEMSHGVTAATANLTYSGESGGLNEATSDIFAAAVEFYGNNAQDVGDYLVGEKIDINGNGTPLRYMDKPSKDSRSKDSWYSGIGSIDVHYSSGVANHWFYLASEGSGQKVINGVSYDSPTYDNLPVTAIGRVNAEKIWFKALSQRMTSNTNYAGARDATLWAAGELFGVGSSTYNNVANAWAAVNVGQRVADAVSITPPGDQTTIVNTAANLQIRATSTNPGALRYAATGLPAGLSINASTGLISGTPTTTGTSTVSVTVTDSANKSATVSFKWTVNTDGGGSVFENTADVAIPDAGSAVTSPINVSRTGNAPSTLKVDVDIVHTYRGDLVIDLVAPDGTSYRLKGSSGSDSADNVKATYTVDASSETASGTWLLKVQDVYSLDTGYINSWRLTF
- a CDS encoding M4 family metallopeptidase, producing MSRHTKRRVAAAAGAAIATAALVATGMTSGAAQATPTDVAAPPKATGAQPLKLTASLRAELLRDADATKAATARTLGLGAKERLVVKDVVKDADGTLHTRYNRTYEGLPVLGGDLVVHEAKSGKVTGVTKAARATIKLASTKAALAAPAKDARKVVWAGGGSPVLAYETVKRGVQKDGTPSELHLITDARSGKKLFSYQAIETGSGTSQYSGKVEVGSSKEGEGFTLKDGERGGHQTFDLDHGQSGEGKPLSDSDDTWGNGKPDDPQTAAVDAAYGAQLTWDYYKSVHGRSGIKGDGKGASSRVHYGSGYVNAFWDDGCFCMTYGDGEGDKKPLTSIDVAAHEMTHGVTSATAGLEYSGESGGLNEATSDIFAAAVEFGAGNSEDAGDYLVGEKVDIRGDGSPLRHMDKPSKDGKSKDDWYDGVGNEDVHYSSGVANHFFYLLSEGSGKKEINGVSYDSPTADGKAVSGIGRDKAEKIWYKALTTYMTSTTDYHAAREATLKAASDLYGADSAEYKGVDSAWAGVNVR
- a CDS encoding TetR family transcriptional regulator → MATEHMGLRESKKQETRQLISDHATRLFLAQGFEDTTIAEIATAARVAKKTVTNYFPRKEDLALDHHEEFTAGLARTVAGREAGESALTALRRAFLEAVERQDPVAGFAGPAFSRMIADSPTLTARLRDLHDQREEALARELAETTGAGPDDIAPRAAAAQLGAAHRLLFTRIQELTLAGQGDARIADTVAAEAAHVFGLLEPTLGRYATG
- a CDS encoding VOC family protein, with the translated sequence MTVDDVAASRDFFITHFGYAEAMAADGFVSLTHPDGGVSLAIHRRGLPVLPDDLREQTSRGIIVAFTVTGLEAHQDRLRAAGVPITLPLREEPWGERLFMVADPNGVPVELVEWATPPAGDA
- a CDS encoding M4 family metallopeptidase is translated as MPSRSSISRRNRRTAVVAGAATVTAALLAAGMTTGSAGAATPKTAEAGAQSVKLSPSVRAELLRDANATKAATAKTIGLSGKEQLVVRDVVQDADGTTHTRYERTYEGLPVIGGDLVIEESPAGDTKDVVKATEADIKVADTKASIAPAGAEKKALGIAKAAGGTKAETDNAPRKVVFAATGKPVLAYETVIGGFQEDGTPSRLHVFTNADTGAKLAEYQDIKTGSGHSQYSGDVKLGTSKSGSRYTLTDKARGGHVTYNLKNGGSEENPNPPKWRYYDADDKWGNGKPSNAQTAAVDAAYGAGVTWDYYKNVLGRKGIRNNGKAAYSRVHFGQNYVNAFWDDSCFCMTYGDGEGNKKPLTQLDVAGHEMSHGLTSATANLNYWGEAGGLNEATSDIFGTAVEWYAKNGKDKGDYLIGEKIDIFGNGAPLRHMDKPSKDGYSYDYWNRNIGQDDPHFTSGPANHFFYLLSEGSGKKVINGVEYNSPTKDGKKVTGIGRAKAEKIWYKALTSYMTSTTNYKQARDATLKAARALYGHNSTEYKGVNAAWAGVNVKHQG